A part of Acidobacteriota bacterium genomic DNA contains:
- a CDS encoding ParA family protein, producing MRYVVFNRKGGVGKSTLVVNLAAVSAAEGLRTLVVDLDPQGNSTQYLLGRDAADATPGAAEFFDQTLGFRLLAPEPDSWVHETPFENLSLIPASDGLADLQSKLESRYKIYKLKELLERLEEDFDRVYLDTPPAVGFYTLSALIAAQRCLIPFDCDEFSRRALYQLLGTVREVKEDHNADLEVAGVVVNLFQERAKLPRQLVEELKKEGLPVLEPFVSASVKVRESHRAHRPLIDLAPSHKLSRQLLELHGVLEEQLEGC from the coding sequence ATGCGATATGTGGTCTTCAATCGAAAAGGCGGGGTGGGCAAGTCCACCCTGGTGGTCAATCTGGCAGCGGTGAGCGCCGCCGAGGGGCTCAGAACCCTGGTGGTAGATCTCGATCCCCAAGGGAATTCGACCCAATACCTCCTGGGTCGGGACGCCGCCGATGCCACTCCCGGTGCCGCGGAGTTCTTCGATCAGACTCTGGGCTTTCGACTGCTAGCGCCGGAGCCCGACAGCTGGGTTCACGAGACACCCTTCGAGAACCTCAGCCTGATCCCCGCTAGCGACGGCCTGGCGGATCTGCAGTCGAAGCTCGAGTCCCGCTACAAAATCTACAAGCTCAAAGAGCTCTTGGAGCGGCTGGAGGAGGACTTCGACCGCGTCTACCTGGACACCCCGCCGGCGGTGGGCTTCTACACCCTCTCCGCCCTCATCGCTGCCCAGCGCTGCTTGATCCCCTTCGACTGCGACGAATTCTCCCGCCGCGCCCTCTACCAGCTCCTGGGCACGGTGCGGGAGGTGAAGGAGGATCACAATGCGGATCTGGAGGTCGCCGGTGTGGTGGTCAATCTCTTCCAGGAGCGCGCCAAGCTGCCGCGGCAGCTGGTGGAAGAGCTGAAGAAGGAAGGGTTGCCGGTGCTGGAGCCTTTCGTCAGCGCCTCGGTGAAGGTGCGAGAATCCCACCGCGCTCACCGGCCCCTCATCGACCTGGCGCCGAGTCACAAGCTCAGCCGGCAGCTGCTGGAGCTCCACGGGGTGTTGGAAGAGCAACTGGAGGGCTGCTAG